In Alosa alosa isolate M-15738 ecotype Scorff River chromosome 19, AALO_Geno_1.1, whole genome shotgun sequence, a genomic segment contains:
- the dio3a gene encoding iodothyronine deiodinase 3a: MKTIKALKNAVICLILLPRFLVAAVMLWFLDFLCVRKMLFKMRETEGNADDPPLCISDSNRMFSLESLKAVWHGHKLDFFKSAHLGHEAPNTEVVQLGDRKPTRILDYAKGKRPLILNFGSCTUPPFMTRLKAFQRVINQYADIADSVVVYIEEAHPSDGWVSSDAPYQIPQHRCLEDRLRAAELMNQEVPGCLVVADSMENSSNAAYGAYFDRLYILQDNKVVYQGGRGPEGYRISELRNWLDQYRHSIENSRNVVIHI, translated from the coding sequence ATGAAAACCATCAAGGCACTTAAAAATGCAGTCATTTGTCTTATTTTGCTGCCTCGCTTCCTGGTGGCTGCGGTCATGCTCTGGTTCCTCGATTTTCTGTGCGTAAGGAAAATGCTGTTCAAAATGCGGGAGACCGAGGGAAACGCGGATGATCCACCTCTGTGTATCTCTGATTCTAATCGGATGTTCAGCCTGGAGTCGCTGAAAGCGGTCTGGCACGGGCATAAACTGGACTTCTTTAAATCGGCGCACCTGGGACACGAAGCACCCAACACCGAAGTTGTGCAGCTTGGAGACCGAAAACCAACCCGGATTCTTGACTATGCGAAAGGCAAGAGACCACTAATTCTAAACTTTGGTAGTTGTACCTGACCACCATTTATGACACGCCTGAAGGCGTTCCAGCGGGTTATAAACCAATACGCTGATATAGCAGACTCCGTTGTTGTGTATATAGAGGAGGCGCATCCGTCAGATGGATGGGTGAGCTCCGATGCGCCATACCAAATCCCCCAACACCGTTGTCTTGAGGACAGACTGAGAGCGGCAGAGTTGATGAACCAAGAAGTGCCGGGTTGTCTTGTGGTCGCAGACAGTATGGAGAATTCGTCAAATGCCGCGTACGGAGCGTATTTCGATAGACTTTATATACTCCAGGACAACAAGGTTGTGTACCAAGGAGGCAGGGGACCGGAGGGATACCGAATATCTGAACTGAGAAACTGGCTTGATCAGTACAGACACAGTATTGAAAATTCCAGGAATGTTGTCATTCATATATAA